A segment of the Fusobacterium ulcerans genome:
TTTGAAAAATAAATTTTAATGCTGAAAAGGGAGAATGAAAATCTTCTCTTTTCAGCTTTTAGTCTTTTTTAGGAGGAAACATTTTGAAGAACTATATACTAAAACGTATTCTTATGAGTATCCCTCTTCTCCTGTGCATATCTTTTGTCTGTTTTGTTTTTATCAATCTTATTCCTTCAGACCCTGCTGAAGTAGCTCTAAGAGTAAGACAGACTCCCATCATCACAGAAGAAGCTATAATGCAGGTAAGAGAAGAGCTAGGGCTCAATGACCCTTTTCTTTTAAGATATATCAAATGGCTTTTTCAATGTCTGAGACTAGATTTTGGAGTAAGCTACACAAACCCAGCACGTACTGTTCTTGGAGAGATTGGAAGATGCCTTCCAGCTACTTTAAAACTTGCTGGAATGTCTCTTCTTTTTGTAGTGACTCTCAGTCTGCCAATAGGATTCTTTTGTGCAGTGTACAAAGATTCTCTTTTTGACCGTGTAATGAGAGGAATAATTTTTATGACTACTGCCATGCCTGCTTATTGGATTGGTCTGCTTTTAATATGGTTGATCAGTATAAAACTTGATCTGCTTCCTACAAGTGGCGGAGGGGGGCTGAAATATCTTATCCTTCCTTCTTTTACTGTTTCTCTTACATATATCTCTACTTATATTAGACTTATCAGAAACAATATGCTTGAAAATATGAAGGAAGATTATGTTCTTTATGCAAATGTAAGGGGGTTGAAGCAAAAAGATATTCTTAGAAAACATATATTAAAAAATTCTCTCCATACTTGTATCGTTGCTATTGGTATGAGTATTCCTCAGCTTATAGCAGGTACTATTGTTGTAGAGAATGTATTTGCATGGCCTGGTATTGGAAAACTATGTATAACTTCTATTTTCAATAGAGACTACCCTGTAATTCAAGCTTACGTACTTATGGTTGGAACACTTTTTGTAGTTTTCAATCTTATATTTGATATCATTCAATATGTATCTGACCCTAGACTTAGAAAGGAAGTGTGTTAAATGTTTAATAAGCTTTTAAAAAACAAAACTGCTGTCTTCTGTATGGCACTTATACTTCTTCTTTCTGTCATGGGAATATTTGCTCCACTGTTTGCTCCAAATGACCCCTATGAAAATGATATTATGAATAAATTCGCATCTTATTCATTACAGTACCCATTGGGGACTGACCAGTTGGGAAGATGTGTTTTTTCAAGAATGATTTATGGAATAAGACCTACTCTTTTCCTTTCTCTTGTAACTATGCTGGGTACTATTGGTCTTGGAACTCTTATGGGACTTCTGGCTGGATATTTCAAAGGAACTATTGATGAAGTTATAATGAGAATTGTAGATATGATGCTCTCTTTCCCAAGCCAGATTATGATACTTGCTATTGTAGCTCTTCTGGGAGTGGATATAAGGAATGTCATCATTGCAAACATATTTATAAAATGGGCATGGTATGCACGTATGATAAGAACAAATGTTGTAAAATATACAGATAAAAATTTTGTTCTTTTTTCAAGATGTATTGGTTCTGGAGAAAGATTTATTCTCATAAGGCATATGATTCCATGTATAGCTTCTGAAATGGCTGTACTGGCTACTCTTGATATTGGGTGGGCTGTACTTAATATTTCCACCCTGTCATTTCTTGGACTTGGTGTACAGGCTCCTGTTCCTGAATGGGGAGCTATGCTTAATGAAGCTAAAAATGTTATGACAACCAACCCTATTCAGATGATAGCTCCCGGTATTGCAGTGGTTATTCTTGTAGCTTCTTTCAATCTTCTTGGAGACTGCCTGAGAGATGCTTTTGACCCTAAGGAGGCACAGATATGAAAACATTGCTAAAAGTTGAAAATTTGTCTGTTGAAGCAAGAACTAATAAATCATCTGTAAAGCTTGTTGATGATATCTCTTTTTCTTTGAAAGAAGGAGAATGCCTTGGAATACTGGGGGAGTCTGGAAGTGGTAAAAGTATGACTTGTAAAGCAATTATGGGACTTCTTGATAAAAATTTTCACATTGAGGGATTTGCTGTTTATGAAGGTAATAATCTTATTAAAAAAAACAGCGAAGAAATGAGAAAACTAAGAGGAAAGGAAATTGCAATGGTTTTGCAAAACCCCATGACTTGTTTTGATCCTCTATACCCCATTGGCTATCAAATGGCTGAAACATTTGCAGAACATCTCAATCTCTCACAGGAGGAAATAAGAAAGAAATCAATTGAAATATTAAAGCTCATGCAGTTAAAAGATCCAGAAGATATTCTTCATAAATACCCACATCAATTAAGTGGTGGAATGCTGCAAAGAATAATGATTGGTC
Coding sequences within it:
- the opp1B gene encoding nickel/cobalt ABC transporter permease, which encodes MKNYILKRILMSIPLLLCISFVCFVFINLIPSDPAEVALRVRQTPIITEEAIMQVREELGLNDPFLLRYIKWLFQCLRLDFGVSYTNPARTVLGEIGRCLPATLKLAGMSLLFVVTLSLPIGFFCAVYKDSLFDRVMRGIIFMTTAMPAYWIGLLLIWLISIKLDLLPTSGGGGLKYLILPSFTVSLTYISTYIRLIRNNMLENMKEDYVLYANVRGLKQKDILRKHILKNSLHTCIVAIGMSIPQLIAGTIVVENVFAWPGIGKLCITSIFNRDYPVIQAYVLMVGTLFVVFNLIFDIIQYVSDPRLRKEVC
- the opp1C gene encoding nickel/cobalt ABC transporter permease gives rise to the protein MFNKLLKNKTAVFCMALILLLSVMGIFAPLFAPNDPYENDIMNKFASYSLQYPLGTDQLGRCVFSRMIYGIRPTLFLSLVTMLGTIGLGTLMGLLAGYFKGTIDEVIMRIVDMMLSFPSQIMILAIVALLGVDIRNVIIANIFIKWAWYARMIRTNVVKYTDKNFVLFSRCIGSGERFILIRHMIPCIASEMAVLATLDIGWAVLNISTLSFLGLGVQAPVPEWGAMLNEAKNVMTTNPIQMIAPGIAVVILVASFNLLGDCLRDAFDPKEAQI
- a CDS encoding ABC transporter ATP-binding protein; amino-acid sequence: MKTLLKVENLSVEARTNKSSVKLVDDISFSLKEGECLGILGESGSGKSMTCKAIMGLLDKNFHIEGFAVYEGNNLIKKNSEEMRKLRGKEIAMVLQNPMTCFDPLYPIGYQMAETFAEHLNLSQEEIRKKSIEILKLMQLKDPEDILHKYPHQLSGGMLQRIMIGLALAMEPKLLIADEPTTAIDAVTQYEIMKEFIKIKEKYKVAIIFISHDLGVISKIADNVIVMSNGKAVAQGDKNHIFSSEKEEYTKMLIEKKMAVMNRYREILHNGRRKSYAPRS